One region of Moraxella sp. ZY210820 genomic DNA includes:
- a CDS encoding DUF3108 domain-containing protein produces the protein MHAYVKTVLIATTLITSVGLSTSAMALAPFQASYQFAYNGKNVGTATRVLQQQNHQQWTYTFSAKALGIGSASETSRFSFNNGQISSQSFSRSSKILVHNRTMSINFNPSSKLINTQKDKKTRSFAWQAGVLDELNAELQVREDLKKNALKAQYFIADAKEVEGRKFVRQGTEQIKTPAGTYNTVKVVMQHNGKNRQTVFWLAPQLDYLPVKVTHKDEDASYSLNLTKFSQ, from the coding sequence ATGCACGCTTATGTTAAAACAGTACTCATTGCCACTACATTGATCACAAGTGTAGGTTTAAGCACTTCAGCTATGGCACTTGCTCCATTCCAAGCAAGTTATCAGTTTGCTTATAATGGTAAAAATGTGGGTACCGCAACTCGTGTATTACAACAACAAAATCATCAGCAATGGACATATACCTTTAGTGCAAAAGCATTAGGAATTGGTTCTGCGAGTGAAACAAGCCGTTTTAGCTTTAATAATGGACAAATTTCATCGCAAAGTTTTAGCCGTAGCAGTAAAATTTTGGTACATAACCGTACTATGAGTATTAATTTTAATCCAAGCAGTAAATTAATTAATACCCAAAAAGATAAAAAAACACGTTCTTTTGCATGGCAAGCAGGTGTACTTGATGAACTTAATGCTGAATTGCAAGTGCGTGAAGATTTAAAGAAAAATGCTTTAAAAGCACAATATTTCATCGCTGATGCCAAAGAAGTCGAAGGGCGTAAATTTGTGCGTCAAGGTACTGAACAAATTAAAACACCTGCTGGCACCTATAATACAGTAAAAGTGGTTATGCAACACAACGGTAAAAATCGTCAAACGGTATTTTGGCTTGCCCCACAGTTAGATTATTTGCCAGTCAAAGTAACACATAAAGATGAAGATGCGTCTTATAGTTTAAATTTAACTAAATTCTCGCAGTAA